A window of the Gammaproteobacteria bacterium genome harbors these coding sequences:
- a CDS encoding Ldh family oxidoreductase: MGASGSAVRVGADSLCQFVSDLFVHMGWKRSEGDTVADHLVVADQSGHPSHGTGMLGTYVDSFRAGAIRPGAEPADRPAAPPFAVIDANFALGHIVALEAVDRAVGMVGQYGVGIVNVIRAHHMGRIGHYAERAADAGMISMFWANVYGRAPLVAPFGGTQARMGTNPHCIGIPRVGQPPILLDFATSRIPLGKARVAHTRGVPAPEGSLLDHLGKETRNPAVMFEEPAGALLPFGDHKGYGLALVAELLSSALAGGETIAELDDAGLIANNLLAIVLDPTRLGQDPESVSERIERYLRWVTDVPLAEGVDAVLAPGDPEFDSRRAHAGSVELSAGGLARLNAAAAAAGFRPFTA; the protein is encoded by the coding sequence ATGGGCGCAAGCGGGAGCGCGGTCCGGGTGGGCGCCGACAGTCTGTGCCAATTCGTCTCCGACCTGTTCGTGCACATGGGCTGGAAGCGTAGCGAGGGCGATACCGTCGCCGACCACCTGGTTGTGGCGGATCAGTCCGGGCACCCCTCGCACGGGACCGGCATGCTGGGCACCTACGTGGATTCGTTCCGGGCCGGAGCGATCCGGCCCGGCGCCGAGCCGGCCGACAGGCCCGCCGCTCCCCCGTTTGCCGTGATCGACGCCAATTTCGCGCTTGGACACATTGTTGCGCTCGAGGCCGTCGATCGCGCTGTGGGCATGGTCGGGCAATACGGGGTGGGCATCGTCAACGTTATCCGCGCCCACCACATGGGCCGTATCGGACACTACGCGGAGCGCGCCGCGGACGCCGGAATGATCAGCATGTTCTGGGCCAATGTTTACGGGCGCGCCCCGCTGGTCGCTCCCTTTGGCGGCACGCAGGCGAGGATGGGCACCAATCCCCATTGCATCGGCATACCGCGGGTCGGCCAACCGCCGATACTGCTGGATTTCGCGACCAGCCGCATTCCCCTGGGCAAGGCGCGCGTGGCCCATACCCGCGGCGTCCCGGCGCCCGAAGGATCCCTTCTCGACCACCTCGGCAAAGAAACCCGGAACCCCGCGGTGATGTTCGAAGAGCCCGCCGGGGCGCTGCTGCCCTTTGGCGATCACAAGGGTTACGGGCTAGCCCTGGTGGCCGAATTGCTGTCTTCCGCGCTGGCCGGTGGCGAGACGATCGCGGAACTCGACGACGCGGGCCTGATCGCGAACAATCTCCTGGCGATCGTTCTCGACCCCACGCGCCTGGGACAGGATCCGGAATCGGTCTCGGAGCGTATCGAACGTTATCTTCGCTGGGTCACCGATGTTCCGCTTGCCGAAGGCGTGGACGCAGTTCTTGCTCCCGGAGATCCCGAATTCGACAGCCGCCGGGCGCATGCCGGCAGCGTGGAACTGAGCGCCGG
- a CDS encoding SDR family oxidoreductase: protein MDLGIAAKVAVVTGGSQGIGRAIAESLAREGARVAVVARTRSTLEKAAEEIRAATGSEVIASPADTGDEGSVLAMAEDVNDRLGPAEILVNCAAAPAGQGRTPLAWEVTRDQLMEQMNVKVMGYLRCAQALLPQMRSKGWGRIISISGMGARKSGDTVGSIRNVAVVAMTKNLAEELGGSGITATVVHPGYTKTDKVAAMIARRAAEEGSSEQEIEAGLASGNLNGYLPTPEDIGGVVAFLASPLSRCINGDVIAAAGGAKTAIHY, encoded by the coding sequence ATGGATCTCGGAATTGCAGCCAAGGTGGCCGTTGTCACGGGTGGCAGCCAGGGGATAGGACGGGCCATTGCCGAGTCGCTGGCCCGCGAAGGCGCACGGGTGGCGGTGGTGGCGCGCACCCGGAGCACACTGGAAAAGGCGGCTGAGGAGATAAGGGCAGCGACCGGGTCGGAGGTGATCGCCTCGCCGGCGGATACCGGGGACGAAGGTTCGGTGCTTGCAATGGCCGAAGATGTCAATGACAGGCTGGGGCCCGCCGAAATACTCGTCAATTGCGCGGCCGCGCCGGCCGGACAGGGCCGCACTCCGCTGGCCTGGGAAGTCACCAGGGATCAGCTGATGGAGCAGATGAACGTCAAGGTCATGGGATACCTGCGATGCGCGCAGGCCCTGCTGCCCCAGATGCGCAGCAAGGGTTGGGGACGGATCATATCGATCAGCGGAATGGGGGCCAGAAAGTCGGGCGACACGGTGGGCAGCATCCGCAACGTGGCCGTCGTTGCAATGACCAAGAACCTGGCCGAGGAGCTTGGGGGCAGCGGAATCACCGCAACGGTGGTGCATCCCGGTTACACCAAAACCGACAAGGTGGCGGCAATGATTGCGCGGCGCGCCGCGGAAGAGGGGAGTTCCGAACAGGAAATCGAGGCAGGACTCGCCTCGGGCAATCTCAACGGCTATCTTCCCACGCCCGAGGATATCGGCGGCGTGGTCGCCTTTCTCGCGTCGCCGCTGTCTCGATGCATCAACGGCGACGTCATCGCCGCGGCGGGCGGCGCCAAGACCGCGATCCATTACTGA
- a CDS encoding MerR family transcriptional regulator translates to MKVAKSEYALSIGEVSRLLHVSPGILRIWEREGLITPERTKGRHRVYRQQHVRRLRKVIRLYYNERLNPAAIRRELGRSPEPSAEDSYVDEKLGEKLRMLRKQRKMTLVQTAESSGLSPSFISALERGNTGVSMEALFRLGEALRTTLPTLKGEELPPAKRRFVPADQRPRFVTQDKSIIIEDIISKPAGMEAEISHIAPGGHSNGIWSHKGQEFVYVLSGHLSLWLEPDEEYELKTGDTLYFHSHLMHRWKNNSDETTVVLWVNAFLPEYAQVRSESEETGRISAPQDED, encoded by the coding sequence ATGAAGGTAGCAAAATCGGAATACGCGCTTTCGATCGGCGAAGTTTCAAGACTGCTCCACGTCTCGCCGGGCATACTGAGAATCTGGGAACGGGAAGGCCTGATCACACCCGAGAGAACGAAGGGCCGGCACCGCGTATACCGCCAACAGCACGTTCGACGCCTCCGCAAGGTCATCCGGCTCTATTACAACGAGCGCCTCAATCCCGCCGCGATCCGCCGCGAGCTCGGCAGATCTCCCGAGCCTTCGGCCGAAGACAGCTACGTGGACGAAAAGCTGGGAGAAAAGCTCAGGATGCTGCGCAAGCAGCGCAAGATGACGCTGGTCCAGACCGCCGAATCCTCCGGCCTGTCGCCCTCGTTCATCAGCGCCCTGGAACGCGGCAATACCGGGGTGTCCATGGAGGCCCTGTTCCGCCTGGGCGAAGCGCTTCGGACCACGCTGCCGACGCTCAAGGGAGAGGAACTCCCACCCGCCAAGCGCCGCTTTGTACCTGCGGACCAACGTCCGAGGTTCGTCACCCAGGACAAGTCCATCATCATCGAAGACATCATCTCGAAGCCGGCCGGCATGGAGGCGGAGATTTCGCACATCGCCCCCGGCGGGCACAGCAACGGCATCTGGTCGCACAAGGGCCAGGAATTCGTCTATGTGCTGTCCGGCCACCTTTCGCTATGGCTGGAACCGGACGAGGAATACGAGCTGAAGACCGGGGACACGCTCTATTTCCACAGCCACCTCATGCATCGGTGGAAGAACAACTCCGACGAAACGACGGTTGTCCTTTGGGTCAACGCCTTCCTTCCCGAGTATGCGCAGGTGCGCTCGGAATCGGAGGAAACCGGCCGGATTTCCGCGCCCCAAGACGAGGACTAA
- a CDS encoding aminotransferase class I/II-fold pyridoxal phosphate-dependent enzyme codes for MARPIPWLPPVTTATLAAIPRSILPSPKFRSVSNSYCKLVILQEAPMKPLARTVAEMPQSGIREIANLAARTPDCVRLDLGEPHFPTPPHIVEAACQAARDGFTKYTPPVGLLSLRQAISEKLQRVNGLDVPADRIVAVSGATSGLFTACLSILEHGDEILLPDPAWPNWEMMVLSAGGKIRYYPADSSRNFLPDPGELDEYVGDRTRGIILNSPSNPTGAIMSPGLVREMVDFARRHDLWVIADECYDEFVFDEEHACAARFDGDGRVISLFSCSKTYAMTGWRVGYVACPQDLIEVMAKLQQPVIGSICSVAQKAAEAAFRGPQDSIAVMRDYYRGNRDLAVDMFADTGIRTWSPGGAFYMMVDISSASTDTYDFAKRLVRSRQVSVAPGETFGPGGRGLVRLSLATARDRLETGLARVIDAIQADSQAA; via the coding sequence ATGGCCCGTCCTATCCCCTGGCTGCCACCCGTGACAACGGCCACCTTGGCTGCAATTCCGAGATCCATACTTCCTTCTCCCAAGTTTCGTTCTGTCTCGAATTCTTACTGTAAACTAGTAATTTTGCAAGAAGCCCCGATGAAACCGCTTGCCCGGACCGTCGCCGAAATGCCCCAAAGCGGCATTCGGGAAATTGCCAATCTCGCCGCCCGAACGCCCGACTGCGTGCGTCTCGATCTCGGCGAACCGCACTTCCCAACGCCACCGCATATTGTCGAGGCGGCCTGCCAGGCGGCACGGGACGGATTTACAAAGTACACGCCGCCGGTCGGTCTGCTTTCCCTGCGCCAGGCAATCTCCGAAAAACTCCAGCGGGTCAATGGCCTGGATGTTCCTGCGGACCGGATCGTGGCCGTGAGCGGCGCCACCTCGGGGCTTTTTACGGCCTGCCTGTCGATTCTGGAGCACGGCGACGAGATTCTTCTGCCGGATCCCGCCTGGCCCAACTGGGAAATGATGGTCCTGTCGGCCGGCGGGAAGATCCGTTATTACCCCGCTGATTCATCGAGGAACTTTCTGCCGGACCCCGGCGAACTCGACGAGTACGTGGGAGACCGGACCAGGGGCATCATCCTGAATTCTCCATCGAACCCGACGGGCGCGATCATGAGCCCCGGCCTGGTTCGCGAAATGGTGGATTTCGCCCGGCGCCATGACCTCTGGGTCATTGCCGACGAGTGCTACGACGAGTTCGTTTTCGATGAGGAACATGCATGTGCGGCCCGGTTCGACGGCGATGGGCGTGTGATCAGTCTTTTCAGTTGCTCGAAGACCTACGCGATGACCGGCTGGCGCGTCGGGTACGTGGCCTGTCCGCAAGACCTGATCGAAGTCATGGCGAAGCTCCAGCAGCCCGTAATCGGCTCGATCTGCTCCGTGGCCCAAAAAGCCGCCGAGGCCGCATTTCGGGGCCCCCAGGACAGCATAGCGGTAATGCGCGACTACTACCGCGGCAACCGGGACCTCGCCGTGGACATGTTCGCGGATACCGGCATCAGGACCTGGTCGCCGGGCGGCGCCTTTTACATGATGGTGGATATTTCGTCCGCCAGCACGGATACCTACGATTTCGCCAAGCGCCTTGTGCGATCACGGCAAGTCTCGGTGGCGCCCGGAGAGACTTTCGGCCCGGGCGGTCGCGGCCTGGTGCGGCTGTCTCTCGCAACCGCCCGGGATCGACTCGAGACCGGCCTGGCGCGGGTCATCGATGCGATACAGGCGGATTCGCAAGCCGCTTGA